One part of the Paracoccus sp. MBLB3053 genome encodes these proteins:
- a CDS encoding DUF2235 domain-containing protein, giving the protein MDGTFASLTEGKRSSIARIHAMLSGEMGPTTSKVQLHYAPGQQWAAWQTLPQLISGLTLDHNIQAAYAWLAQHWQPGNPLYFFGYSRGGIGVCALAEMVDRVGLLRPEAASPENIQRAWLAYRHQSGEELPLRLRHAHVPIRMVGILDTVMSLGIRLPFLWAMSEPGFDYSKGRLARNVYQGVHALALDETRTAFEPILWESHHSHQRVEQIWFRGCHADIGGQLGGHEFARPLANLPLVWLMTQAAEAGLPLPHGWHRHHPCDQDAPRLGSWHSWGKAFLMRGPRQAGALPSEALHPSVACPYEGPALLSGHLAPAAKARRPRLIKIRLPKGDGADPTAA; this is encoded by the coding sequence ATGGACGGCACCTTCGCCTCTCTCACCGAGGGAAAGCGGTCTTCCATCGCGCGAATTCACGCCATGCTGTCGGGCGAAATGGGCCCCACGACAAGCAAGGTCCAGTTGCATTACGCGCCGGGACAGCAATGGGCGGCATGGCAGACGCTGCCGCAGCTTATTTCGGGCCTTACGCTCGACCACAACATCCAAGCCGCATATGCATGGCTTGCACAGCATTGGCAACCCGGAAACCCACTGTATTTCTTCGGTTATTCTCGCGGTGGCATAGGCGTTTGCGCGCTTGCCGAGATGGTCGATCGCGTCGGCCTGCTGCGTCCCGAAGCGGCGAGCCCCGAGAATATCCAGCGCGCCTGGCTTGCCTACCGCCATCAGTCGGGCGAGGAACTGCCCCTTCGCCTGCGTCACGCGCATGTGCCCATCCGGATGGTCGGCATTCTCGACACCGTCATGTCGCTGGGGATCCGGCTTCCCTTCCTTTGGGCAATGTCCGAACCGGGCTTCGATTACTCCAAGGGCAGGCTGGCACGGAACGTATACCAAGGCGTCCATGCCCTTGCGCTTGATGAAACCCGGACCGCGTTCGAGCCGATCCTGTGGGAGAGCCATCATTCCCACCAGCGCGTCGAACAGATCTGGTTCCGCGGTTGTCATGCCGATATTGGCGGCCAGCTTGGCGGGCATGAATTCGCTCGCCCCCTGGCGAACCTGCCGCTGGTCTGGCTGATGACCCAGGCGGCCGAGGCGGGCTTGCCGCTGCCGCATGGCTGGCACCGTCACCACCCCTGCGACCAGGATGCGCCTCGGCTGGGATCATGGCATAGCTGGGGAAAAGCTTTTCTGATGCGCGGTCCGCGCCAAGCGGGCGCGCTCCCATCGGAGGCCCTGCACCCTTCCGTGGCCTGCCCCTACGAGGGCCCGGCCCTTCTGTCGGGACATCTCGCCCCGGCCGCCAAGGCCCGGCGGCCACGGCTGATCAAGATCCGCCTGCCCAAGGGGGACGGGGCCGACCCGACCGCAGCCTGA
- a CDS encoding type III PLP-dependent enzyme, whose translation MGLTEGRGPKTLWDNPAAIIRQLAPDNPVMAFAPQILRDNAERFLRGFPGLVTYAVKANPDPRVIRTLSRAGIGGFDVASPFEIDLIGRIAPKAARHYHNPVRSRMEIVHAVEAGIKAWSVDSFSELEKLFDRAPAEDCEISPRFKLPVLGAAYDFGSKFGASPELAAELLRAVAARGYIPSLTFHPGTQCSDPMAWESYIFMAARICDLAGVVARRLNVGGGFPAHRASGPAPDLEAIFQMIDRTASAAFGAQRPQLVCEPGRGLCADAFSLITRVKALRGGSDIFLNDGVYGGLTELPQIGNLGRLEVLTPEGTPRSGAPLPRVVFGPTCDSLDRLPGQLALPEDLQEGDFVIFHGAGAYSTVTNTRFNGFGQMAHLSVRTVS comes from the coding sequence ATGGGACTGACCGAGGGCCGAGGCCCGAAGACACTGTGGGATAATCCGGCCGCGATCATCCGGCAACTCGCCCCGGACAACCCGGTCATGGCATTCGCTCCGCAGATCCTGCGCGACAATGCCGAACGTTTCCTGCGCGGCTTTCCCGGGCTGGTAACCTATGCCGTGAAGGCCAATCCCGACCCCCGCGTCATCCGGACGCTGTCACGCGCAGGGATTGGCGGCTTCGACGTCGCCTCGCCATTCGAAATCGACCTGATCGGCCGCATCGCCCCCAAGGCGGCGCGCCATTACCACAATCCTGTCCGTTCCCGCATGGAAATCGTCCATGCCGTCGAGGCCGGGATCAAAGCCTGGTCCGTTGACAGTTTTTCCGAGCTTGAAAAACTGTTTGACCGCGCCCCTGCCGAAGATTGCGAAATCTCGCCCCGATTCAAGCTGCCGGTGCTGGGCGCGGCTTATGATTTCGGATCGAAGTTCGGCGCATCACCTGAACTTGCCGCGGAACTTCTGCGCGCAGTGGCCGCACGAGGCTACATTCCGTCGCTGACATTCCATCCCGGGACGCAATGTAGCGACCCCATGGCTTGGGAAAGCTACATCTTCATGGCCGCCCGCATCTGCGATCTGGCCGGCGTCGTCGCGAGGCGGCTGAATGTCGGCGGCGGCTTCCCGGCCCATCGCGCATCGGGCCCCGCGCCAGACCTCGAAGCCATTTTCCAGATGATCGACCGCACGGCTAGCGCCGCATTCGGCGCGCAACGGCCCCAGCTGGTCTGCGAGCCCGGTCGCGGTCTTTGCGCGGATGCCTTTTCGCTGATTACACGCGTCAAGGCGCTCCGCGGCGGCTCAGATATCTTTCTGAACGACGGTGTCTATGGCGGCCTGACCGAACTGCCACAGATCGGAAACCTGGGTCGGCTTGAGGTGCTGACGCCGGAAGGAACGCCCCGGAGCGGTGCGCCCCTGCCCCGCGTCGTCTTCGGGCCGACATGCGACTCACTTGACCGCCTGCCCGGCCAGTTGGCCCTGCCCGAGGACCTGCAGGAAGGCGATTTCGTGATCTTCCATGGCGCAGGTGCATATTCCACCGTCACGAATACACGGTTCAACGGCTTCGGGCAGATGGCGCACCTGTCTGTTAGGACAGTTTCATAG
- a CDS encoding Lrp/AsnC family transcriptional regulator — MDELDRGILAHLAQDARQSVAVLARRLKVARSTVQARLERLETSGAIAGYTLRLGDVARESRIRATCLLTIEPRSQPAILTRLRSMPEVERIHTTSGRVDLLLQLAATSTSQLDDVLDQIGSLTGVRSSESLIHLSTKLDRAT, encoded by the coding sequence GTGGACGAGCTTGATCGGGGCATTCTTGCCCATCTCGCGCAGGATGCGCGCCAATCGGTGGCGGTGCTTGCCCGACGGCTGAAAGTCGCGCGCTCGACAGTGCAGGCGCGGTTGGAGCGGCTGGAAACTTCGGGGGCAATCGCAGGATATACACTGCGTCTGGGGGATGTGGCGCGGGAAAGCCGGATTCGCGCAACTTGCCTGCTGACGATCGAACCGCGCTCGCAACCGGCCATCCTGACACGGCTGCGCAGCATGCCTGAAGTCGAGCGGATCCACACCACGAGTGGCAGGGTCGATCTTTTGCTGCAATTGGCAGCCACATCAACCAGTCAGCTGGACGATGTGCTGGATCAGATCGGCAGTCTGACCGGGGTCAGGTCCAGCGAAAGCCTGATCCACCTGTCGACCAAGCTCGATCGCGCGACCTAG
- the rsmD gene encoding 16S rRNA (guanine(966)-N(2))-methyltransferase RsmD, whose product MRIIGGNLRGLKLAEVGEGDRAAHLRPTTDRVRESIFNLLVNGTHGNPIPDARVLDLFAGTGALGLEALSRGAARVAFVDDGVTARALLRQNIEKARAMGTTDVWRRDATKLGENRGPAYNLVFLDPPYGKGLGEIALASALSGGWIAPGAMIVWEESAPPPQVAGFDRIDQRKYGDTVITLLRPELD is encoded by the coding sequence ATGCGGATCATCGGCGGCAACCTGCGCGGGCTCAAGTTGGCCGAGGTTGGCGAAGGCGACCGGGCGGCGCATCTGCGCCCGACGACCGACCGCGTTCGGGAATCGATCTTCAACCTGCTGGTCAACGGCACGCATGGAAATCCGATCCCCGATGCGCGGGTGCTGGATCTGTTCGCAGGCACCGGGGCGCTGGGGCTGGAGGCCCTGTCGCGCGGGGCCGCCCGCGTGGCCTTCGTCGACGACGGCGTGACGGCGCGCGCGCTGCTGCGCCAGAATATCGAAAAGGCCCGCGCCATGGGCACGACCGATGTCTGGCGCCGCGACGCCACGAAGCTTGGCGAAAATCGCGGGCCGGCCTACAATCTGGTGTTTCTCGACCCGCCCTATGGCAAGGGCCTGGGAGAAATCGCCCTTGCCTCGGCGCTGTCCGGCGGCTGGATCGCCCCCGGCGCCATGATCGTCTGGGAAGAATCCGCCCCGCCCCCGCAAGTCGCGGGTTTCGACAGAATAGATCAGCGCAAATACGGCGACACGGTCATCACCCTGCTTCGGCCGGAACTGGACTAG
- a CDS encoding NAD(P)/FAD-dependent oxidoreductase, with amino-acid sequence MNIVILGAGQAAASMAAKLRALGHQGPITVIGDEPAPPYQRPPLSKAYLLGEMGLDRLTLRGTEWWSEQGITLRLGERATAIDRSSKTVTTDKGKYAYDALALTLGAVPRRLPQAMGGHLPGVHVVRNLADIAGVKPELTSGRRLVVIGGGYIGLEAAAVARKLGLDVTLVEAAPRILGRVAAAETAAMIRALHSAHGVQIIEGVGIERITGESMADGVTLADGRHLPAELVICGIGVAPETALAEAAGLLVENGIATDAQGRSSDGAIWAAGDCASFPSPDGRMRLESVGNAIDMAEAVAANMLEANMDYRPKPWFWSDQFDAKLQIAGLNAGYDRVVTRPGTGTHGGSVWYYRNGRLIAVDALNDARAYMIGKRLIEGGKSPSPEAVAEAADLKALM; translated from the coding sequence ATGAACATCGTGATCCTTGGCGCGGGGCAGGCGGCTGCTTCGATGGCGGCGAAACTGCGGGCGCTGGGACATCAGGGTCCGATCACGGTGATCGGCGACGAGCCCGCGCCGCCCTATCAGCGACCGCCTTTGTCCAAGGCCTACCTGCTGGGCGAGATGGGGTTGGACCGCCTGACCCTGCGCGGCACCGAATGGTGGAGCGAGCAGGGCATCACCCTGCGCCTGGGCGAGCGCGCGACGGCCATCGATCGGTCATCGAAGACCGTGACGACCGACAAGGGCAAATATGCCTATGACGCCCTGGCGTTGACGTTGGGCGCGGTTCCGCGGCGCCTGCCACAGGCCATGGGCGGCCATCTGCCGGGCGTCCATGTCGTGCGCAACCTTGCCGACATCGCCGGCGTCAAACCCGAACTGACCTCCGGTCGCAGGCTTGTTGTGATCGGTGGCGGCTATATCGGACTTGAAGCCGCCGCGGTTGCCCGCAAGCTGGGGTTGGACGTGACCCTTGTCGAGGCTGCGCCGCGCATCCTGGGCCGCGTCGCCGCAGCCGAGACCGCCGCGATGATCCGCGCGCTGCACAGCGCGCACGGCGTCCAGATCATCGAAGGCGTGGGAATCGAGCGCATCACCGGCGAAAGCATGGCCGACGGCGTCACGCTTGCCGACGGCCGCCACCTTCCTGCCGAGCTGGTGATCTGCGGGATCGGCGTCGCCCCGGAAACCGCACTGGCCGAAGCTGCCGGGCTTCTGGTCGAGAACGGCATCGCCACCGACGCGCAGGGCCGCAGCTCGGACGGCGCAATCTGGGCCGCAGGCGATTGCGCCAGCTTCCCCAGCCCTGACGGGCGGATGCGGCTGGAAAGCGTCGGCAACGCGATCGACATGGCCGAGGCCGTCGCCGCGAACATGCTGGAAGCGAACATGGACTACAGGCCCAAACCCTGGTTCTGGTCGGATCAGTTCGACGCGAAGCTGCAGATCGCCGGACTGAACGCAGGCTATGACCGGGTCGTCACCCGGCCCGGCACAGGAACGCATGGGGGATCGGTCTGGTATTACCGCAACGGTCGTCTGATCGCGGTCGACGCGCTGAACGACGCCCGCGCCTACATGATCGGCAAGCGTCTGATCGAGGGCGGCAAGTCTCCCTCGCCCGAAGCGGTGGCCGAGGCCGCCGACCTGAAGGCGTTGATGTGA